In the Vicinamibacterales bacterium genome, one interval contains:
- the pcaH gene encoding protocatechuate 3,4-dioxygenase subunit beta yields the protein MSTDSRADARSQPPLTYPPYLSNALRAPARPLIKVPGNLRDLAAPVYGYLPVGQADSDLTRQHGAEPLGERIIVSGRILDEDGRPVRHTLVEIWQANAAGRYFHALDDHPAPLDPNFTGAGRAITDGAGHYRFLTIKPGAYPWRNHPNAWRPAHIHFSLFGESFESRLVTQMYFPNDPLFPQDPILQSIPDAAAQRRLVSEFDLALTEPEWALGYRFDIVLRGRHSTPFEGRA from the coding sequence GTGAGCACCGATTCGCGCGCCGACGCGCGCAGCCAGCCGCCGCTGACCTATCCCCCTTACCTGTCGAACGCACTCCGGGCGCCGGCGCGGCCGCTGATCAAGGTGCCGGGCAACCTGCGCGATCTGGCCGCGCCGGTCTACGGATACCTGCCGGTCGGCCAGGCCGACAGCGACTTGACCAGACAGCACGGCGCCGAGCCGCTCGGCGAACGGATCATCGTCTCGGGGCGCATCCTCGACGAGGACGGCCGGCCGGTCCGGCACACGCTGGTCGAGATCTGGCAGGCGAACGCCGCCGGGCGCTACTTCCACGCGCTCGACGATCACCCGGCGCCGCTCGACCCGAACTTCACCGGCGCGGGCCGGGCGATCACCGACGGCGCCGGGCACTACCGCTTCCTGACGATCAAGCCCGGCGCGTACCCGTGGCGCAACCATCCCAATGCCTGGCGGCCGGCACACATCCATTTCTCGCTGTTCGGCGAGTCATTCGAGTCGCGCCTGGTTACGCAGATGTACTTCCCGAACGATCCGCTGTTCCCGCAGGATCCGATTCTGCAGTCGATTCCCGACGCGGCGGCGCAACGCCGGCTCGTTTCCGAGTTCGACCTCGCGCTCACCGAGCCCGAATGGGCGCTCGGCTACCGCTTCGACATCGTGCTGCGCGGCCGCCATTCGACGCCGTTCGAGGGGCGGGCATGA
- a CDS encoding CoA-transferase subunit beta, with protein MNATYTAQEIMTIAAARALTDEDVCFVGIGLPSAACNLARLTHAPRLRLIYESGTIETRPDVLPLSIGDGELHETALTTVSVPEIFSYWLQGGRIGVGFLGGAQVDRFGNLNSTVIGPYAKPSVRLPGGGGAPEIATGCRRIYIIMTQTPRTFVERVDFITSLGHGPTGRERRALGLGSEGPALIVTDLCMMRPDPESKEFEVVSVHPGVSAETVRERTGWPVRFVPQVDETPAPRASELEALRDLQARTARAHQRTP; from the coding sequence ATGAACGCGACCTACACGGCGCAGGAAATCATGACGATCGCCGCGGCCCGGGCGCTGACCGACGAAGACGTGTGTTTCGTCGGGATCGGACTGCCGTCGGCGGCGTGCAACCTCGCCCGCCTGACCCACGCGCCGCGGCTGCGGCTGATCTATGAATCCGGCACCATCGAGACACGGCCCGACGTGCTGCCGCTGTCGATCGGCGACGGTGAACTGCACGAGACCGCGCTCACGACGGTGTCGGTGCCGGAGATTTTCAGCTACTGGCTGCAGGGCGGGCGCATCGGTGTCGGCTTTCTCGGCGGCGCGCAGGTCGATCGCTTCGGCAATCTGAACAGCACGGTAATCGGTCCCTACGCCAAGCCGTCGGTGCGGCTGCCGGGCGGCGGCGGCGCGCCGGAGATCGCGACCGGCTGCCGGCGGATCTACATCATCATGACGCAGACGCCGCGGACGTTCGTCGAGCGCGTCGACTTCATCACTTCGCTCGGGCACGGTCCGACCGGCCGCGAACGGCGCGCGCTCGGTCTCGGAAGCGAGGGACCGGCGCTCATCGTCACCGATCTGTGTATGATGAGGCCCGATCCCGAAAGCAAGGAGTTCGAGGTCGTGAGCGTGCATCCCGGCGTCAGCGCCGAGACCGTCCGCGAGCGCACCGGATGGCCGGTGCGGTTCGTCCCGCAGGTCGACGAGACGCCCGCGCCACGGGCGTCGGAGCTCGAGGCGCTGCGCGATCTGCAGGCGCGGACCGCGCGCGCACACCAGAGGACACCGTGA
- a CDS encoding CoA-transferase, translating to MLRLDEAIARYVHPGDRVALEGFTHLIPFAAGHEIIRQGIDGLTLIRMTPDLLYDQMIGAGCARKLIFSWGGNPGVGSLPRLRDAIEHGWPVPLEIEEHSHSAMAHAYAAGAAGLPCAVFRGYLGSDLPSVNPNIRQIVCPFTGEALAAVPALRPDVTIIHAQQADRDGNVLIDGIVGVQKEAALAAARAIVTVEEVVDRFPPHGRSAVVLPAWTLTAVVQAPGGARPSYAHGYYGRDNAFYAAWESIAKDRGTFQAWMQEHLGL from the coding sequence GTGCTTCGTCTCGACGAGGCGATCGCCCGTTACGTCCATCCCGGCGATCGCGTGGCCCTCGAGGGCTTCACCCACCTCATCCCCTTCGCGGCCGGTCACGAAATCATCCGCCAGGGGATCGACGGCCTCACGCTGATCCGGATGACGCCGGATCTGCTCTACGACCAGATGATCGGCGCCGGATGCGCCAGGAAGTTGATCTTCTCGTGGGGCGGCAATCCTGGCGTCGGGTCACTGCCGCGGCTGCGCGACGCCATCGAGCATGGCTGGCCCGTCCCGCTCGAGATCGAAGAACACAGCCACAGCGCGATGGCGCATGCCTATGCGGCCGGCGCCGCCGGCCTGCCGTGCGCCGTCTTCCGCGGCTATCTCGGCTCCGATCTCCCGAGCGTGAACCCGAACATCCGACAGATCGTCTGTCCGTTCACCGGCGAAGCGCTCGCAGCGGTGCCGGCGCTGCGCCCCGACGTCACGATCATCCACGCTCAGCAGGCCGACCGCGACGGCAACGTGCTCATCGACGGCATCGTCGGCGTGCAGAAAGAGGCCGCGCTCGCGGCGGCCCGCGCCATCGTCACGGTGGAGGAAGTGGTCGATCGGTTTCCCCCGCACGGCCGCAGCGCCGTCGTCCTGCCGGCCTGGACGCTGACCGCCGTCGTGCAGGCGCCCGGCGGCGCGCGACCGTCCTACGCGCACGGCTACTACGGGCGCGACAACGCGTTCTACGCCGCCTGGGAAAGCATCGCGAAGGATCGCGGCACGTTCCAGGCGTGGATGCAGGAGCATCTGGGCCTATGA
- a CDS encoding IclR family transcriptional regulator C-terminal domain-containing protein, which translates to MASDPDFMLSLARGLAVIRAFGEGKPQLSIREISLATGFSRAAARRCLHTLMTLGYASGQNGVYELTPATLSLASNYLGSTSIARLAQPVLERLSSQLHESSSVAVLDGDDIVYVARAAVKRILSIGLAVGSRLPAATTSLGRVLIANLEEASRARVLARVKLARHTPRTIVDKNELRGEIDRVRGQGYAIVDQELELGLRSMAVPIVGAGRRVVAAVNVGVSAGRADRQTLQKEFLPLLQQAAAEIGASVRGS; encoded by the coding sequence ATGGCCAGTGATCCTGACTTCATGCTGTCGCTCGCCCGCGGCCTGGCCGTCATCCGCGCCTTCGGCGAGGGAAAACCACAGCTGTCGATCCGCGAAATCTCGCTCGCCACCGGCTTCTCGCGCGCCGCCGCCCGCCGCTGTCTCCATACGCTGATGACGCTCGGCTATGCCAGCGGCCAGAACGGCGTCTACGAACTCACCCCGGCCACCCTGTCGCTGGCCTCGAACTATCTCGGCTCGACCTCGATTGCCCGCCTCGCGCAGCCGGTGCTTGAACGCCTGTCGAGCCAGCTGCACGAGTCGTCGTCGGTCGCCGTGCTCGACGGCGACGACATCGTCTATGTCGCCCGCGCCGCGGTGAAGCGGATCCTCTCGATCGGCCTGGCCGTCGGCAGCCGCCTGCCCGCCGCGACGACGTCGCTCGGACGCGTGCTGATCGCCAATCTCGAGGAGGCCTCGCGGGCACGGGTGCTGGCGCGGGTGAAGCTGGCGCGCCACACGCCACGCACCATTGTCGACAAGAACGAGCTGCGCGGCGAAATCGATCGCGTTCGCGGACAGGGCTACGCCATCGTCGACCAGGAGCTCGAGCTGGGGCTGCGCTCGATGGCGGTGCCGATCGTCGGCGCCGGCCGGCGCGTTGTCGCCGCGGTCAACGTCGGCGTCTCGGCGGGACGCGCCGACCGTCAGACGCTGCAGAAGGAGTTCCTGCCGCTGCTGCAGCAGGCGGCCGCGGAGATCGGCGCCAGCGTCCGCGGGTCATGA
- a CDS encoding 4-hydroxybenzoate 3-monooxygenase, with product MIGARTQVAIVGGGPAGLMLAQLLHRQGIDSIVLERSTEQHVVERVRAGVLEQGTVDLMHEAGVAGRVARDGLRHGGIHIAFGGERHAVDFERLTGGRAITIYGQNELVRDLIDARAATERPLLFGVTDVRLLDPESSRPRVAFTDREGERREIACDFIAGCDGFHGVCRSSIPVAATQVFERVYPFGWLGILADAPPSSDWLVYSLHDRGFALFSMRSPSVTRLYLQVGPDERLDEWPDDRIWRELQLRLATSDGWRPAEGTITQKSVTGMRSFMFEPMRYGRLFIAGDAAHIVPPTGAKGLNLAMADVKRLAVALTDYYGSSRTSALDAYSDRGLRRAWRAQRFSWWMTSSLHVAEDATPFDRRRQLADLDYLVSSEAAMTSLAENYVGTPFD from the coding sequence ATGATCGGCGCGCGCACGCAGGTCGCGATCGTCGGCGGCGGTCCGGCCGGGCTGATGTTGGCGCAGCTCCTCCATCGGCAGGGAATCGACTCGATCGTCCTGGAGCGCAGCACCGAGCAACACGTGGTCGAGCGCGTGCGTGCCGGCGTGCTCGAGCAGGGGACCGTCGACCTGATGCACGAGGCGGGCGTCGCCGGGCGCGTGGCGCGGGACGGGCTGCGCCATGGCGGCATCCACATCGCCTTCGGCGGAGAACGGCACGCCGTCGACTTCGAGCGCCTCACCGGCGGACGGGCGATCACGATCTACGGACAGAACGAGCTCGTCCGCGATCTCATCGACGCGCGCGCCGCGACGGAGCGGCCGCTGCTGTTCGGCGTCACGGACGTGCGGCTGCTGGATCCCGAGTCCTCACGCCCGCGCGTCGCATTTACCGATCGCGAGGGAGAGCGCCGCGAGATCGCGTGCGACTTCATCGCCGGATGCGACGGCTTCCATGGCGTCTGCCGGTCGTCGATCCCTGTGGCGGCCACCCAGGTGTTCGAGCGCGTCTATCCGTTCGGATGGCTTGGCATCCTCGCCGACGCGCCGCCTTCGTCAGACTGGCTGGTCTACAGCCTGCACGATCGCGGCTTCGCGCTCTTCAGCATGCGCTCGCCGTCGGTGACCCGCCTCTATTTGCAGGTCGGGCCGGACGAGCGCCTCGACGAGTGGCCCGACGATCGCATCTGGCGCGAGCTGCAGCTGCGGCTGGCGACGAGCGACGGCTGGCGGCCCGCTGAAGGGACGATTACCCAGAAGAGCGTCACCGGCATGCGCAGCTTCATGTTCGAGCCGATGCGCTACGGCCGGCTGTTTATCGCCGGCGATGCCGCGCACATCGTGCCCCCGACCGGCGCCAAGGGGCTGAACCTCGCGATGGCCGACGTGAAGCGGCTGGCCGTCGCGCTGACGGACTACTACGGCTCGAGCCGCACCTCGGCGCTCGACGCCTATTCCGATCGCGGCCTCCGCCGCGCCTGGCGCGCGCAGCGTTTCTCGTGGTGGATGACCTCGTCGCTGCACGTCGCAGAGGACGCGACTCCGTTCGACCGGCGGCGGCAGCTCGCGGATCTCGACTACCTCGTCAGCTCCGAGGCGGCCATGACCAGCCTCGCCGAGAACTACGTCGGAACGCCCTTCGATTGA